The genome window CGAATGCACACCGGTGTGGACATCGGCGCACACTACGGTACACCAATTCACGCTGCTGCCGCTGGTGTCGTGATTATGGCCGCCTACGAACGCGGTTATGGCAACTGTGTGATCATCGCGCACGGCGGCGGCATGTCAACGTTGTACGGGCACTGCTCGGTGCTGCTTGTGCACTACCACGAGCAGGTCAGCCAGGGGCAGGTTATTGCCCGGGTTGGCGCCACGGGCATGGCCACAGGCCCGCACCTTCACTTTGAAGTCCGGCGCAATGGCGTGCCGATTCGACCTTGAGCTTGCCGAGTCAGGCGCGTTTGCGACCAAGCAGTTCCATAAACTCGGCGCGGGTCCGCTGGCTCTCCCGAAAGCGGCCAAGCACATGGCTTGTAACCATATCGGTGCTCTGCTTTTCCACTCCACGGGCCATCATGCAAAGATGCTGTGCCTGAAGGACGACAGCAACGCCGGCCGGCTCAAGCACGGTTTGGATGGCGTCGGCAATCTCAACCGTCAGCCGCTCCTGCACCTGGAGACGACGCGCGTACATGTCGGTGATCCGGGCGAATTTTGAGAGTCCCAGGATCTTGCCGTTTGGTATGTAGGCTACGCTGGCGTATCCAAAGAACGGAAAGA of Armatimonadota bacterium contains these proteins:
- the folE gene encoding GTP cyclohydrolase I FolE; translated protein: MSDKLEQLLKEAIRDIGENPEREGLVRTPERAARALRYVTQGYGQSLEQIVNGAVFEATADDMVIVRDIEFFSMCEHHLFPFFGYASVAYIPNGKILGLSKFARITDMYARRLQVQERLTVEIADAIQTVLEPAGVAVVLQAQHLCMMARGVEKQSTDMVTSHVLGRFRESQRTRAEFMELLGRKRA